The following proteins are co-located in the Oscillospiraceae bacterium genome:
- the purD gene encoding phosphoribosylamine--glycine ligase, with amino-acid sequence MKLLLIGGGGREHAIAWKLSQSRHMPELFVAPGNAGIAQIATCLPYPATDLDGICSWAESNKPDLVFVAPDDPLALGLVDKLEALGIPAFGPRANAAILEGSKVFSKAFMQKHGIPTAKYQTFDDQTAALAYLETQSMPVVIKADGLALGKGVIIAQTEDEARDAVISMMSGGRFGASGNRVVIEECMTGPEVTVLAFTDGATVKAMPSSQDHKRAFDGDQGPNTGGMGAICPSPHYTPDIAAICERDIFLPTIQGMATEGRPFKGVIYFGLMLTPDGPKVIEYNARFGDPEAQAILPLLDSDLVDICLAIIDGKLADCPIAWRKQASVCIVMASGGYPGDYPKGFPITGLDDVQDAIVFHAGTANTNGQVVTNGGRVLGITALGENMPEALAAAYTALRPIAFEGAFFRTDIGRL; translated from the coding sequence ATGAAACTCTTACTTATCGGCGGCGGCGGCCGCGAACATGCTATTGCATGGAAATTATCGCAAAGCCGCCACATGCCTGAACTTTTTGTCGCGCCGGGCAATGCCGGCATTGCGCAGATTGCAACCTGCCTACCCTACCCTGCTACTGATTTGGACGGCATTTGCAGCTGGGCGGAATCAAATAAACCCGACTTAGTATTTGTCGCGCCCGATGACCCGTTGGCATTGGGGCTGGTCGACAAGCTGGAAGCCCTCGGTATCCCTGCATTTGGGCCACGCGCCAATGCCGCCATTTTAGAGGGCAGCAAGGTTTTTTCTAAGGCGTTTATGCAGAAACACGGCATCCCGACGGCAAAATATCAAACTTTTGACGATCAAACCGCCGCGCTGGCATATTTAGAAACACAATCAATGCCTGTCGTTATCAAGGCTGACGGGCTTGCGCTGGGCAAGGGTGTCATTATCGCACAAACGGAAGACGAAGCGCGTGATGCTGTTATTTCCATGATGAGCGGCGGACGATTTGGTGCATCTGGCAATCGTGTGGTGATTGAGGAGTGTATGACGGGACCCGAAGTCACTGTACTGGCGTTCACCGATGGCGCCACGGTTAAGGCAATGCCGTCATCGCAAGACCACAAACGAGCATTTGACGGCGACCAAGGCCCAAACACCGGCGGCATGGGCGCTATCTGCCCGTCGCCGCACTATACGCCTGACATTGCAGCGATTTGCGAGCGTGATATATTCCTGCCCACCATTCAAGGCATGGCGACTGAGGGACGACCATTCAAAGGCGTGATTTATTTTGGGCTGATGCTTACGCCCGACGGGCCAAAAGTTATCGAATACAACGCACGGTTCGGTGACCCAGAGGCGCAGGCCATTTTACCGTTGCTCGACAGCGATTTGGTCGATATCTGTCTTGCAATTATCGACGGCAAACTGGCTGACTGCCCGATTGCATGGAGAAAGCAAGCGTCTGTCTGTATCGTTATGGCTTCAGGCGGCTACCCGGGCGATTATCCCAAGGGCTTTCCAATTACCGGCTTGGACGATGTGCAAGATGCCATTGTTTTTCACGCAGGAACGGCGAATACAAACGGACAAGTTGTTACAAACGGCGGACGTGTGCTGGGCATTACGGCGTTGGGCGAAAATATGCCCGAGGCATTGGCGGCAGCATACACGGCATTGCGCCCCATTGCCTTTGAAGGTGCCTTTTTTCGGACAGATATCGGACGGTTGTAG
- the purH gene encoding bifunctional phosphoribosylaminoimidazolecarboxamide formyltransferase/IMP cyclohydrolase produces the protein MNKRALISVFDKSGAVELAQGLQSLGYDLVSTGSTAKLIAESGLDVTPIEAVTDFPECLDGRLKTLHPKVHGGILAVRGNAKHMTQIKELAIAPIDIVVCNLYPFRETIAKPNVTRDEAIENIDIGGPTMLRAAAKNWQDVCVVVSPDDYTPLLECLQAGEVSQEYRLTLARKVFEYTAQYDAQIAQYFDNEQSVAYPEHLTLTYEKQQDLRYGENPHQTAAYYRELSPHDGDLVNARQLHGKELSYCNINDLNGAIALVKEFAEPCCVAVKHATPCGVGIGECIDEAWHNAYEADKVSIFGGIIALNRECTPAVAEAINQMFIEIVIAPSYAPDALACLTQKKNIRVMELPKISEFTPIDTRTIKQIAGGLLVQSANVQLYESTKRVSKALVTPKQQTQLDFAWKVVKHVRSNAIVLVNGKRTVGIGPGQCNRVTALDIALRYAGANAKGSVMASDAFFPMSDCVEAAAAAGIAAIIQPGGSIRDQDSIDACDKHSIAMLFTGMRHFVH, from the coding sequence ATGAACAAAAGAGCCTTAATCAGCGTATTTGACAAAAGCGGTGCGGTCGAATTGGCGCAAGGATTACAGTCACTTGGCTACGACCTTGTATCGACCGGCAGTACAGCAAAATTGATTGCTGAATCAGGGCTGGATGTCACGCCTATCGAGGCGGTGACCGACTTCCCCGAATGCCTTGACGGGCGACTAAAAACCTTGCATCCCAAAGTTCACGGCGGCATTCTTGCCGTACGCGGCAATGCCAAGCATATGACACAAATTAAAGAGCTTGCCATTGCGCCGATTGATATCGTGGTGTGCAATCTCTACCCGTTCCGCGAAACAATTGCCAAGCCCAACGTCACGCGCGATGAGGCCATTGAAAACATTGACATCGGCGGGCCTACCATGTTGCGCGCAGCGGCAAAGAATTGGCAGGACGTCTGTGTTGTTGTGTCACCCGATGATTACACGCCATTGCTTGAATGCTTGCAGGCAGGCGAAGTGTCGCAGGAGTACAGACTGACGTTAGCGCGCAAAGTCTTTGAGTACACGGCACAGTACGATGCGCAAATTGCGCAATATTTTGATAACGAGCAGAGCGTAGCATATCCCGAACATTTGACATTGACCTACGAGAAGCAGCAAGATTTGCGTTACGGTGAAAATCCGCACCAAACAGCAGCGTATTACCGTGAACTGTCGCCGCACGACGGCGATTTGGTTAATGCGCGACAGTTACATGGCAAAGAATTATCGTATTGCAACATCAATGACTTGAACGGTGCGATTGCGTTGGTGAAAGAGTTTGCTGAGCCATGTTGCGTCGCCGTTAAGCACGCGACACCTTGCGGCGTAGGCATTGGCGAATGCATTGACGAAGCTTGGCACAATGCCTATGAAGCTGATAAAGTTTCAATTTTCGGCGGCATTATCGCGCTGAATCGTGAGTGTACACCGGCGGTCGCCGAGGCGATTAACCAAATGTTCATCGAAATCGTCATTGCACCAAGCTATGCGCCGGATGCCTTAGCGTGCTTAACACAAAAGAAAAACATCCGCGTTATGGAACTGCCCAAAATCAGCGAATTCACGCCCATTGATACGCGAACAATCAAGCAAATTGCCGGCGGCTTGTTGGTGCAGAGTGCGAATGTGCAACTTTACGAAAGCACCAAGCGCGTCAGTAAGGCGTTGGTCACGCCCAAGCAGCAAACGCAGCTTGACTTTGCGTGGAAAGTGGTCAAACATGTACGTTCAAACGCTATTGTACTTGTCAATGGCAAGCGCACCGTCGGCATTGGCCCGGGGCAATGCAACCGCGTAACAGCGTTGGATATTGCCCTCCGCTACGCGGGCGCAAACGCCAAAGGTTCCGTCATGGCGAGCGACGCGTTCTTCCCTATGTCTGACTGCGTGGAGGCGGCGGCAGCGGCAGGCATTGCGGCGATTATACAGCCGGGCGGCTCAATCCGCGACCAAGATTCGATTGACGCGTGTGATAAACACAGCATTGCAATGTTGTTTACTGGCATGCGACATTTTGTGCATTAA
- a CDS encoding DUF6440 family protein has translation MKKAKPEKRFEKLYTDMFGMGEWATVLRDKKTGAQYLFYKYVSAGGLTPLLDKDGNPVIDEDSTK, from the coding sequence ATGAAAAAGGCTAAACCAGAAAAACGTTTCGAAAAATTATATACGGATATGTTTGGGATGGGAGAATGGGCAACCGTTCTCCGTGATAAAAAAACGGGGGCGCAATATTTGTTTTACAAGTACGTGAGCGCAGGTGGCTTGACGCCACTTCTCGACAAGGATGGAAATCCCGTAATTGACGAGGATAGCACAAAATAA
- the purN gene encoding phosphoribosylglycinamide formyltransferase: MIKIAVLVSGGGTNLQALIDAREMFSNAEIALVLSSRLDVFALERAQTAGITTAVVSKKEYPDREKFTRAVMDVLTTHDIDLVVLAGFLTVLSPIFCKTYHNRIINIHPSLIPAFCGDGFYGLRVHEAALAYGVKLTGATAHYVWPETDSGPVIAQKSIDVLPDDTPQTLQRRVMEECEWPLLCDAVRRHCEGKLRVEGRKVYSC, translated from the coding sequence ATGATAAAAATTGCGGTTCTGGTCAGCGGCGGCGGAACAAATTTGCAGGCCTTAATTGATGCAAGGGAAATGTTCTCGAATGCCGAAATTGCACTGGTGCTGTCATCCCGACTCGATGTTTTTGCACTTGAGCGAGCGCAAACTGCGGGCATTACAACGGCTGTCGTATCAAAGAAAGAGTATCCCGACCGCGAAAAATTTACTCGCGCCGTTATGGACGTTTTGACAACACACGACATTGATTTAGTGGTTCTTGCCGGTTTTTTAACGGTGTTGTCGCCGATCTTCTGCAAAACGTACCACAACCGTATTATCAACATCCACCCGTCACTCATTCCCGCTTTTTGTGGTGATGGATTTTATGGTTTGCGCGTGCATGAAGCCGCGCTGGCTTACGGCGTCAAGCTCACGGGCGCAACGGCGCATTACGTTTGGCCGGAAACGGATAGCGGTCCTGTAATTGCGCAAAAATCCATTGATGTGTTGCCTGACGATACGCCGCAAACGCTGCAGCGGCGCGTGATGGAGGAATGTGAATGGCCATTGTTGTGCGACGCGGTGCGCCGGCATTGTGAGGGGAAGTTGCGTGTTGAGGGGCGGAAGGTTTATAGTTGCTAA
- the purM gene encoding phosphoribosylformylglycinamidine cyclo-ligase encodes MSQRYAQAGVDVEAGYKAVELMKQSVESTYIPGVLGSLGGFGGLFQPDFGGLDTPVFVSGTDSVGTKVKLAVELDKHDTIGIDCVAMCANDVACSGAQPLFFLDYIGIHKTIPEKVAELVSGVAEGCRQAGCALVGGETAEMPAVYAAGDYDLVGFCVGMVDKPKMVDNDAAQEGDVLLGLPSTGVHSNGFTLIREIFDCSREGLSDFIPSLGKTLGEELLTPTRIYVSAIQALLQGITIKGISHITGGGFYENIPRMLPSGLGVKIDLQAFPRPAIFDLLAERGNLSKEDLYGTFNMGLGLICVISKEEAQAAITALDAVGENAYIVGEVIKNEGVHL; translated from the coding sequence ATGAGCCAGCGTTATGCTCAAGCCGGCGTTGATGTCGAGGCCGGTTACAAGGCTGTTGAATTGATGAAGCAGTCGGTTGAATCAACCTACATCCCAGGCGTACTGGGCAGTTTGGGTGGATTCGGCGGACTGTTTCAGCCTGATTTTGGCGGGTTGGACACACCTGTGTTCGTGTCGGGTACGGACAGTGTCGGCACGAAAGTCAAACTTGCCGTTGAACTGGATAAGCATGACACCATCGGCATTGACTGTGTTGCCATGTGTGCCAACGATGTGGCTTGCTCAGGTGCACAGCCACTATTTTTCCTTGACTACATCGGCATTCACAAAACCATTCCCGAGAAAGTAGCTGAGCTCGTCAGCGGTGTTGCCGAAGGTTGCCGTCAAGCCGGCTGCGCCCTCGTCGGCGGCGAAACAGCCGAAATGCCTGCCGTTTACGCTGCGGGTGATTACGATTTGGTCGGCTTTTGCGTCGGCATGGTAGACAAGCCTAAAATGGTGGACAACGATGCCGCACAAGAGGGTGACGTACTGCTTGGACTGCCGTCAACGGGCGTTCATTCCAACGGATTTACACTGATTCGTGAGATTTTTGATTGCTCACGTGAAGGATTATCGGATTTTATACCGTCGCTCGGCAAAACATTGGGCGAAGAGTTGCTTACGCCCACGCGTATTTATGTTTCGGCGATTCAAGCGTTGCTGCAAGGGATTACGATTAAAGGTATCAGCCATATCACCGGCGGCGGGTTTTATGAAAATATTCCGCGTATGTTGCCGAGCGGCTTGGGAGTAAAGATTGACTTACAAGCTTTCCCCCGCCCCGCGATCTTTGATTTACTGGCCGAGCGCGGCAACTTGAGCAAAGAAGATTTATACGGCACATTTAACATGGGGCTAGGCTTAATCTGTGTTATTTCTAAAGAAGAGGCTCAGGCGGCAATTACAGCATTGGATGCCGTTGGCGAAAACGCATATATCGTAGGTGAAGTCATCAAAAACGAGGGCGTGCACTTATGA